In Populus trichocarpa isolate Nisqually-1 chromosome 7, P.trichocarpa_v4.1, whole genome shotgun sequence, the following proteins share a genomic window:
- the LOC7465541 gene encoding probable starch synthase 4, chloroplastic/amyloplastic isoform X6 codes for MKMESVINSTILSLACFPKSNPSIHHQKTVKARRTVCCSLSKNSNSEGDANGLLKEEEEEKYNDIWLLFKEAQQNILYLNKLRLVAVEELNKANREKQLLLDKIQQLEAVNKLALSEGNEQSLWRELLLRIDSMVLTGLIDSAEASGMRKAVMGNKFSVALVFFDIRQKTDAELLAQLRHFSVGSRKNGFHIIQICTEMEPLVSVGSLSSYVTGLSKALQKKGHIVEVILPKYACLDLTEMQGLREIEAELYSYFNGQLHGNRIWTGIVHGIGVTLIQPLYYSSFFDRERVYGYSDDFERFTYFSRASLDYIAKSGKQPDVLHIHNWETAIVGPLFWDIFVKQGLGGTRVLLTCHGFDSQCLEQPDKLALCGLDPARLHRPDRLQDHTMTHLVNILKGGLVYSNKVVMVQSIYSKERIINSFSHGLEPTLAIHKDKLLVSPCGFDNSTWDPSKDKFLPKNYSADDLKGKSICKVALQQQLGLSKNSSTVLVGCISTESLDFDLNNQKAVWNATPKSVQVCTCFWDLYFFEENTGLSAEYRRNSLLAGEMRVLKKVTRTVILNFPWQPHESFIFMGSKATSADGALEYLKKELKDETVRFINKYDEALLHLIFAGSDIILCQSFHDPLLQVPLKALKYGAAPVAVTSNENKFRHFVDREQETTRFSRFISSTFGYLSLSQAVDEIKNSPSKWKQKMVDAMAKDFSWNAECCDVHVSAYTALKSL; via the exons ATGAAAATGGAGTCTGTAATAAACTCTACCATCCTCTCACTCGCTTGCTTCCCAAAATCCAACCCATCAATCCACCACCAAAAAACCGTCAAAGCTCGACGAACAGTTTGCTGCTCCCtcag caagaatAGTAACAGTGAAGGAGACGCTAATGGCTTACttaaagaagaggaggaagagaaatATAATGACATTTGGCTGCTTTTTAAAGAAGCTCAGCAGA ATATTCTTTACTTAAACAAACTACGCCTTGTGGCTGTTGAAGAGCTCAATAAAGCAAACAGAGAGAAGCAGTTGTTGCTTGATAAAATCCAGCAATTGGAGGCTGTCAACAAATTAG CGCTTTCTGAAGGAAATGAGCAATCATTGTGGCGGGAATTGCTGCTTCGGATTGACTCAATGGTCCTAACTGGCTTGATTGATTCTGCTGAGGCTTCTGGTATGAGAAAAGCAGTCATGGGTAACAAGTTTAGTGTAGCTCTTGTTTTCTTCGACATCCGGCAGAAAACTGATGCTGAGCTTCTGGCACAACTCCGTCACTTCTCCGTTGGAAGCAGAAA gAATGGTTTTCACATAATCCAAATTTGCACTGAAATGGAACCACTGGTATCGGTTGGATCCTTGTCATCATATGTGACAGGCTTATCAAAGGCACTGCAGAAAAAAGGACACATAGTGGAGGTTATTTTGCCAAA GTATGCATGTCTGGACCTCACTGAAATGCAAGGACTGCGAGAAATTGAGGCAGAGTTGTATTCATATTTTAATGGTCAATTGCATGGAAACAGAATTTGGACTGG CATCGTCCATGGCATTGGAGTCACTCTCATTCAACCTTTGTACTATTCATCCTTTTTCGATCGTGAAAGGGTATATGGCTACTCAGATGACTTTGAACG ATTTACCTATTTCTCTCGTGCTTCATTGGATTATATAGCAAAATCTGGAAAGCAGCCTGATGTGTTGCATATACACAATTGGGAAACTGCTATCGTCGGGCCACTCTTTTGGGATATTTTTGTTAAACAG GGGCTTGGAGGTACCAGAGTATTGTTGACATGCCATGGCTTTGACTCACAA TGCCTTGAGCAACCTGATAAGCTAGCACTATGCGGACTTGATCCTGCTAGACTTCACCGTCCTGACCGTTTACAAGATCACACTATGACACATCTTGTCAATATTCTGAAG GGTGGACTTGTGTACTCAAATAAAGTTGTTATGGTGCAATCTATTTATTCAAAAGAAAGGATCATTAATAGTTTCAGTCACGGATTAGAACCGACCTTAGCGATTCACAA GGACAAGTTGCTTGTTTCTCCTTGTGGGTTTGATAACTCCACCTGGGATCCTTCAAAGGACAAATTTCTTCCAAAAAATTATAGTGCAGATGACCTAAAGGGGAAATCCATTTGCAAAGTTGCATTGCAGCAGCAGCTGGGGTTATCCAAAAATTCATCAACTGTTCTT GTAGGATGCATCTCCACAGAATCTTTGGATTTTGATCTGAATAACCAGAAGGCAGTTTGGAATGCTACACCAAAGAGTGTCCAGGTTTGTACATGTTTTTGGgatctttatttctttgaagAGAATACAGGGCTTAGTGCTGAATATCGGAGAAACTCCTTACTAGCTGGTGAAATGAGGGTACTTAAGAAAGTGACAAGAACAGTGATTCTCAATTTTCCTTGGCAGCCGCATGAATCA TTCATCTTCATGGGAAGCAAAGCGACGAGTGCAGATGGAGCACTGGAATATCTTAAGAAAGAACTAAAG GATGAAACTGTGAGATTCATAAACAAATATGATGAGGCTCTATTGCATCTGATCTTTGCAGGTTCAGACATAATCTTGTGCCAATCTTTTCATGATCCTCTACTCCAAGTGCCT CTGAAAGCTTTGAAATATGGAGCAGCTCCGGTTGCAGTAACATCCAATGAGAACAAATTCAG ACATTTTGTAGATCGTGAACAAGAGACCACTAGATTTTCACGGTTCATTAGCTCTACCTTTGGATATTTGTCTTTGAGCCAGGCTGTAGATGAAATT AAGAACAGCCCATCAAAATGGAAGCAGAAGATGGTAGATGCCATGGCTAAGGACTTCTCATGGAATGCAGAGTGCTGTGACGTTCATGTTTCTGCATACACGGCCCTAAAAAGCTTGTGA
- the LOC7465541 gene encoding probable starch synthase 4, chloroplastic/amyloplastic isoform X5, producing the protein MKMESVINSTILSLACFPKSNPSIHHQKTVKARRTVCCSLSSKNSNSEGDANGLLKEEEEEKYNDIWLLFKEAQQNILYLNKLRLVAVEELNKANREKQLLLDKIQQLEAVNKLALSEGNEQSLWRELLLRIDSMVLTGLIDSAEASGMRKAVMGNKFSVALVFFDIRQKTDAELLAQLRHFSVGSRKNGFHIIQICTEMEPLVSVGSLSSYVTGLSKALQKKGHIVEVILPKYACLDLTEMQGLREIEAELYSYFNGQLHGNRIWTGIVHGIGVTLIQPLYYSSFFDRERVYGYSDDFERFTYFSRASLDYIAKSGKQPDVLHIHNWETAIVGPLFWDIFVKQGLGGTRVLLTCHGFDSQCLEQPDKLALCGLDPARLHRPDRLQDHTMTHLVNILKGGLVYSNKVVMVQSIYSKERIINSFSHGLEPTLAIHKDKLLVSPCGFDNSTWDPSKDKFLPKNYSADDLKGKSICKVALQQQLGLSKNSSTVLVGCISTESLDFDLNNQKAVWNATPKSVQVCTCFWDLYFFEENTGLSAEYRRNSLLAGEMRVLKKVTRTVILNFPWQPHESFIFMGSKATSADGALEYLKKELKDETVRFINKYDEALLHLIFAGSDIILCQSFHDPLLQVPLKALKYGAAPVAVTSNENKFRHFVDREQETTRFSRFISSTFGYLSLSQAVDEIKNSPSKWKQKMVDAMAKDFSWNAECCDVHVSAYTALKSL; encoded by the exons ATGAAAATGGAGTCTGTAATAAACTCTACCATCCTCTCACTCGCTTGCTTCCCAAAATCCAACCCATCAATCCACCACCAAAAAACCGTCAAAGCTCGACGAACAGTTTGCTGCTCCCtcag cagcaagaatAGTAACAGTGAAGGAGACGCTAATGGCTTACttaaagaagaggaggaagagaaatATAATGACATTTGGCTGCTTTTTAAAGAAGCTCAGCAGA ATATTCTTTACTTAAACAAACTACGCCTTGTGGCTGTTGAAGAGCTCAATAAAGCAAACAGAGAGAAGCAGTTGTTGCTTGATAAAATCCAGCAATTGGAGGCTGTCAACAAATTAG CGCTTTCTGAAGGAAATGAGCAATCATTGTGGCGGGAATTGCTGCTTCGGATTGACTCAATGGTCCTAACTGGCTTGATTGATTCTGCTGAGGCTTCTGGTATGAGAAAAGCAGTCATGGGTAACAAGTTTAGTGTAGCTCTTGTTTTCTTCGACATCCGGCAGAAAACTGATGCTGAGCTTCTGGCACAACTCCGTCACTTCTCCGTTGGAAGCAGAAA gAATGGTTTTCACATAATCCAAATTTGCACTGAAATGGAACCACTGGTATCGGTTGGATCCTTGTCATCATATGTGACAGGCTTATCAAAGGCACTGCAGAAAAAAGGACACATAGTGGAGGTTATTTTGCCAAA GTATGCATGTCTGGACCTCACTGAAATGCAAGGACTGCGAGAAATTGAGGCAGAGTTGTATTCATATTTTAATGGTCAATTGCATGGAAACAGAATTTGGACTGG CATCGTCCATGGCATTGGAGTCACTCTCATTCAACCTTTGTACTATTCATCCTTTTTCGATCGTGAAAGGGTATATGGCTACTCAGATGACTTTGAACG ATTTACCTATTTCTCTCGTGCTTCATTGGATTATATAGCAAAATCTGGAAAGCAGCCTGATGTGTTGCATATACACAATTGGGAAACTGCTATCGTCGGGCCACTCTTTTGGGATATTTTTGTTAAACAG GGGCTTGGAGGTACCAGAGTATTGTTGACATGCCATGGCTTTGACTCACAA TGCCTTGAGCAACCTGATAAGCTAGCACTATGCGGACTTGATCCTGCTAGACTTCACCGTCCTGACCGTTTACAAGATCACACTATGACACATCTTGTCAATATTCTGAAG GGTGGACTTGTGTACTCAAATAAAGTTGTTATGGTGCAATCTATTTATTCAAAAGAAAGGATCATTAATAGTTTCAGTCACGGATTAGAACCGACCTTAGCGATTCACAA GGACAAGTTGCTTGTTTCTCCTTGTGGGTTTGATAACTCCACCTGGGATCCTTCAAAGGACAAATTTCTTCCAAAAAATTATAGTGCAGATGACCTAAAGGGGAAATCCATTTGCAAAGTTGCATTGCAGCAGCAGCTGGGGTTATCCAAAAATTCATCAACTGTTCTT GTAGGATGCATCTCCACAGAATCTTTGGATTTTGATCTGAATAACCAGAAGGCAGTTTGGAATGCTACACCAAAGAGTGTCCAGGTTTGTACATGTTTTTGGgatctttatttctttgaagAGAATACAGGGCTTAGTGCTGAATATCGGAGAAACTCCTTACTAGCTGGTGAAATGAGGGTACTTAAGAAAGTGACAAGAACAGTGATTCTCAATTTTCCTTGGCAGCCGCATGAATCA TTCATCTTCATGGGAAGCAAAGCGACGAGTGCAGATGGAGCACTGGAATATCTTAAGAAAGAACTAAAG GATGAAACTGTGAGATTCATAAACAAATATGATGAGGCTCTATTGCATCTGATCTTTGCAGGTTCAGACATAATCTTGTGCCAATCTTTTCATGATCCTCTACTCCAAGTGCCT CTGAAAGCTTTGAAATATGGAGCAGCTCCGGTTGCAGTAACATCCAATGAGAACAAATTCAG ACATTTTGTAGATCGTGAACAAGAGACCACTAGATTTTCACGGTTCATTAGCTCTACCTTTGGATATTTGTCTTTGAGCCAGGCTGTAGATGAAATT AAGAACAGCCCATCAAAATGGAAGCAGAAGATGGTAGATGCCATGGCTAAGGACTTCTCATGGAATGCAGAGTGCTGTGACGTTCATGTTTCTGCATACACGGCCCTAAAAAGCTTGTGA
- the LOC7465541 gene encoding probable starch synthase 4, chloroplastic/amyloplastic isoform X4 — protein MKMESVINSTILSLACFPKSNPSIHHQKTVKARRTVCCSLSSSKNSNSEGDANGLLKEEEEEKYNDIWLLFKEAQQNILYLNKLRLVAVEELNKANREKQLLLDKIQQLEAVNKLALSEGNEQSLWRELLLRIDSMVLTGLIDSAEASGMRKAVMGNKFSVALVFFDIRQKTDAELLAQLRHFSVGSRKNGFHIIQICTEMEPLVSVGSLSSYVTGLSKALQKKGHIVEVILPKYACLDLTEMQGLREIEAELYSYFNGQLHGNRIWTGIVHGIGVTLIQPLYYSSFFDRERVYGYSDDFERFTYFSRASLDYIAKSGKQPDVLHIHNWETAIVGPLFWDIFVKQGLGGTRVLLTCHGFDSQCLEQPDKLALCGLDPARLHRPDRLQDHTMTHLVNILKGGLVYSNKVVMVQSIYSKERIINSFSHGLEPTLAIHKDKLLVSPCGFDNSTWDPSKDKFLPKNYSADDLKGKSICKVALQQQLGLSKNSSTVLVGCISTESLDFDLNNQKAVWNATPKSVQVCTCFWDLYFFEENTGLSAEYRRNSLLAGEMRVLKKVTRTVILNFPWQPHESFIFMGSKATSADGALEYLKKELKDETVRFINKYDEALLHLIFAGSDIILCQSFHDPLLQVPLKALKYGAAPVAVTSNENKFRHFVDREQETTRFSRFISSTFGYLSLSQAVDEIKNSPSKWKQKMVDAMAKDFSWNAECCDVHVSAYTALKSL, from the exons ATGAAAATGGAGTCTGTAATAAACTCTACCATCCTCTCACTCGCTTGCTTCCCAAAATCCAACCCATCAATCCACCACCAAAAAACCGTCAAAGCTCGACGAACAGTTTGCTGCTCCCtcag cagcagcaagaatAGTAACAGTGAAGGAGACGCTAATGGCTTACttaaagaagaggaggaagagaaatATAATGACATTTGGCTGCTTTTTAAAGAAGCTCAGCAGA ATATTCTTTACTTAAACAAACTACGCCTTGTGGCTGTTGAAGAGCTCAATAAAGCAAACAGAGAGAAGCAGTTGTTGCTTGATAAAATCCAGCAATTGGAGGCTGTCAACAAATTAG CGCTTTCTGAAGGAAATGAGCAATCATTGTGGCGGGAATTGCTGCTTCGGATTGACTCAATGGTCCTAACTGGCTTGATTGATTCTGCTGAGGCTTCTGGTATGAGAAAAGCAGTCATGGGTAACAAGTTTAGTGTAGCTCTTGTTTTCTTCGACATCCGGCAGAAAACTGATGCTGAGCTTCTGGCACAACTCCGTCACTTCTCCGTTGGAAGCAGAAA gAATGGTTTTCACATAATCCAAATTTGCACTGAAATGGAACCACTGGTATCGGTTGGATCCTTGTCATCATATGTGACAGGCTTATCAAAGGCACTGCAGAAAAAAGGACACATAGTGGAGGTTATTTTGCCAAA GTATGCATGTCTGGACCTCACTGAAATGCAAGGACTGCGAGAAATTGAGGCAGAGTTGTATTCATATTTTAATGGTCAATTGCATGGAAACAGAATTTGGACTGG CATCGTCCATGGCATTGGAGTCACTCTCATTCAACCTTTGTACTATTCATCCTTTTTCGATCGTGAAAGGGTATATGGCTACTCAGATGACTTTGAACG ATTTACCTATTTCTCTCGTGCTTCATTGGATTATATAGCAAAATCTGGAAAGCAGCCTGATGTGTTGCATATACACAATTGGGAAACTGCTATCGTCGGGCCACTCTTTTGGGATATTTTTGTTAAACAG GGGCTTGGAGGTACCAGAGTATTGTTGACATGCCATGGCTTTGACTCACAA TGCCTTGAGCAACCTGATAAGCTAGCACTATGCGGACTTGATCCTGCTAGACTTCACCGTCCTGACCGTTTACAAGATCACACTATGACACATCTTGTCAATATTCTGAAG GGTGGACTTGTGTACTCAAATAAAGTTGTTATGGTGCAATCTATTTATTCAAAAGAAAGGATCATTAATAGTTTCAGTCACGGATTAGAACCGACCTTAGCGATTCACAA GGACAAGTTGCTTGTTTCTCCTTGTGGGTTTGATAACTCCACCTGGGATCCTTCAAAGGACAAATTTCTTCCAAAAAATTATAGTGCAGATGACCTAAAGGGGAAATCCATTTGCAAAGTTGCATTGCAGCAGCAGCTGGGGTTATCCAAAAATTCATCAACTGTTCTT GTAGGATGCATCTCCACAGAATCTTTGGATTTTGATCTGAATAACCAGAAGGCAGTTTGGAATGCTACACCAAAGAGTGTCCAGGTTTGTACATGTTTTTGGgatctttatttctttgaagAGAATACAGGGCTTAGTGCTGAATATCGGAGAAACTCCTTACTAGCTGGTGAAATGAGGGTACTTAAGAAAGTGACAAGAACAGTGATTCTCAATTTTCCTTGGCAGCCGCATGAATCA TTCATCTTCATGGGAAGCAAAGCGACGAGTGCAGATGGAGCACTGGAATATCTTAAGAAAGAACTAAAG GATGAAACTGTGAGATTCATAAACAAATATGATGAGGCTCTATTGCATCTGATCTTTGCAGGTTCAGACATAATCTTGTGCCAATCTTTTCATGATCCTCTACTCCAAGTGCCT CTGAAAGCTTTGAAATATGGAGCAGCTCCGGTTGCAGTAACATCCAATGAGAACAAATTCAG ACATTTTGTAGATCGTGAACAAGAGACCACTAGATTTTCACGGTTCATTAGCTCTACCTTTGGATATTTGTCTTTGAGCCAGGCTGTAGATGAAATT AAGAACAGCCCATCAAAATGGAAGCAGAAGATGGTAGATGCCATGGCTAAGGACTTCTCATGGAATGCAGAGTGCTGTGACGTTCATGTTTCTGCATACACGGCCCTAAAAAGCTTGTGA
- the LOC7465541 gene encoding probable starch synthase 4, chloroplastic/amyloplastic isoform X3 codes for MKMESVINSTILSLACFPKSNPSIHHQKTVKARRTVCCSLSSSSKNSNSEGDANGLLKEEEEEKYNDIWLLFKEAQQNILYLNKLRLVAVEELNKANREKQLLLDKIQQLEAVNKLALSEGNEQSLWRELLLRIDSMVLTGLIDSAEASGMRKAVMGNKFSVALVFFDIRQKTDAELLAQLRHFSVGSRKNGFHIIQICTEMEPLVSVGSLSSYVTGLSKALQKKGHIVEVILPKYACLDLTEMQGLREIEAELYSYFNGQLHGNRIWTGIVHGIGVTLIQPLYYSSFFDRERVYGYSDDFERFTYFSRASLDYIAKSGKQPDVLHIHNWETAIVGPLFWDIFVKQGLGGTRVLLTCHGFDSQCLEQPDKLALCGLDPARLHRPDRLQDHTMTHLVNILKGGLVYSNKVVMVQSIYSKERIINSFSHGLEPTLAIHKDKLLVSPCGFDNSTWDPSKDKFLPKNYSADDLKGKSICKVALQQQLGLSKNSSTVLVGCISTESLDFDLNNQKAVWNATPKSVQVCTCFWDLYFFEENTGLSAEYRRNSLLAGEMRVLKKVTRTVILNFPWQPHESFIFMGSKATSADGALEYLKKELKDETVRFINKYDEALLHLIFAGSDIILCQSFHDPLLQVPLKALKYGAAPVAVTSNENKFRHFVDREQETTRFSRFISSTFGYLSLSQAVDEIKNSPSKWKQKMVDAMAKDFSWNAECCDVHVSAYTALKSL; via the exons ATGAAAATGGAGTCTGTAATAAACTCTACCATCCTCTCACTCGCTTGCTTCCCAAAATCCAACCCATCAATCCACCACCAAAAAACCGTCAAAGCTCGACGAACAGTTTGCTGCTCCCtcag cagcagcagcaagaatAGTAACAGTGAAGGAGACGCTAATGGCTTACttaaagaagaggaggaagagaaatATAATGACATTTGGCTGCTTTTTAAAGAAGCTCAGCAGA ATATTCTTTACTTAAACAAACTACGCCTTGTGGCTGTTGAAGAGCTCAATAAAGCAAACAGAGAGAAGCAGTTGTTGCTTGATAAAATCCAGCAATTGGAGGCTGTCAACAAATTAG CGCTTTCTGAAGGAAATGAGCAATCATTGTGGCGGGAATTGCTGCTTCGGATTGACTCAATGGTCCTAACTGGCTTGATTGATTCTGCTGAGGCTTCTGGTATGAGAAAAGCAGTCATGGGTAACAAGTTTAGTGTAGCTCTTGTTTTCTTCGACATCCGGCAGAAAACTGATGCTGAGCTTCTGGCACAACTCCGTCACTTCTCCGTTGGAAGCAGAAA gAATGGTTTTCACATAATCCAAATTTGCACTGAAATGGAACCACTGGTATCGGTTGGATCCTTGTCATCATATGTGACAGGCTTATCAAAGGCACTGCAGAAAAAAGGACACATAGTGGAGGTTATTTTGCCAAA GTATGCATGTCTGGACCTCACTGAAATGCAAGGACTGCGAGAAATTGAGGCAGAGTTGTATTCATATTTTAATGGTCAATTGCATGGAAACAGAATTTGGACTGG CATCGTCCATGGCATTGGAGTCACTCTCATTCAACCTTTGTACTATTCATCCTTTTTCGATCGTGAAAGGGTATATGGCTACTCAGATGACTTTGAACG ATTTACCTATTTCTCTCGTGCTTCATTGGATTATATAGCAAAATCTGGAAAGCAGCCTGATGTGTTGCATATACACAATTGGGAAACTGCTATCGTCGGGCCACTCTTTTGGGATATTTTTGTTAAACAG GGGCTTGGAGGTACCAGAGTATTGTTGACATGCCATGGCTTTGACTCACAA TGCCTTGAGCAACCTGATAAGCTAGCACTATGCGGACTTGATCCTGCTAGACTTCACCGTCCTGACCGTTTACAAGATCACACTATGACACATCTTGTCAATATTCTGAAG GGTGGACTTGTGTACTCAAATAAAGTTGTTATGGTGCAATCTATTTATTCAAAAGAAAGGATCATTAATAGTTTCAGTCACGGATTAGAACCGACCTTAGCGATTCACAA GGACAAGTTGCTTGTTTCTCCTTGTGGGTTTGATAACTCCACCTGGGATCCTTCAAAGGACAAATTTCTTCCAAAAAATTATAGTGCAGATGACCTAAAGGGGAAATCCATTTGCAAAGTTGCATTGCAGCAGCAGCTGGGGTTATCCAAAAATTCATCAACTGTTCTT GTAGGATGCATCTCCACAGAATCTTTGGATTTTGATCTGAATAACCAGAAGGCAGTTTGGAATGCTACACCAAAGAGTGTCCAGGTTTGTACATGTTTTTGGgatctttatttctttgaagAGAATACAGGGCTTAGTGCTGAATATCGGAGAAACTCCTTACTAGCTGGTGAAATGAGGGTACTTAAGAAAGTGACAAGAACAGTGATTCTCAATTTTCCTTGGCAGCCGCATGAATCA TTCATCTTCATGGGAAGCAAAGCGACGAGTGCAGATGGAGCACTGGAATATCTTAAGAAAGAACTAAAG GATGAAACTGTGAGATTCATAAACAAATATGATGAGGCTCTATTGCATCTGATCTTTGCAGGTTCAGACATAATCTTGTGCCAATCTTTTCATGATCCTCTACTCCAAGTGCCT CTGAAAGCTTTGAAATATGGAGCAGCTCCGGTTGCAGTAACATCCAATGAGAACAAATTCAG ACATTTTGTAGATCGTGAACAAGAGACCACTAGATTTTCACGGTTCATTAGCTCTACCTTTGGATATTTGTCTTTGAGCCAGGCTGTAGATGAAATT AAGAACAGCCCATCAAAATGGAAGCAGAAGATGGTAGATGCCATGGCTAAGGACTTCTCATGGAATGCAGAGTGCTGTGACGTTCATGTTTCTGCATACACGGCCCTAAAAAGCTTGTGA
- the LOC7465541 gene encoding probable starch synthase 4, chloroplastic/amyloplastic isoform X1: MKMESVINSTILSLACFPKSNPSIHHQKTVKARRTVCCSLSSSSSKNSNSEGDANGLLKEEEEEKYNDIWLLFKEAQQNILYLNKLRLVAVEELNKANREKQLLLDKIQQLEAVNKLALSEGNEQSLWRELLLRIDSMVLTGLIDSAEASGMRKAVMGNKFSVALVFFDIRQKTDAELLAQLRHFSVGSRKNGFHIIQICTEMEPLVSVGSLSSYVTGLSKALQKKGHIVEVILPKYACLDLTEMQGLREIEAELYSYFNGQLHGNRIWTGIVHGIGVTLIQPLYYSSFFDRERVYGYSDDFERFTYFSRASLDYIAKSGKQPDVLHIHNWETAIVGPLFWDIFVKQGLGGTRVLLTCHGFDSQCLEQPDKLALCGLDPARLHRPDRLQDHTMTHLVNILKGGLVYSNKVVMVQSIYSKERIINSFSHGLEPTLAIHKDKLLVSPCGFDNSTWDPSKDKFLPKNYSADDLKGKSICKVALQQQLGLSKNSSTVLVGCISTESLDFDLNNQKAVWNATPKSVQVCTCFWDLYFFEENTGLSAEYRRNSLLAGEMRVLKKVTRTVILNFPWQPHESFIFMGSKATSADGALEYLKKELKDETVRFINKYDEALLHLIFAGSDIILCQSFHDPLLQVPLKALKYGAAPVAVTSNENKFRHFVDREQETTRFSRFISSTFGYLSLSQAVDEIKNSPSKWKQKMVDAMAKDFSWNAECCDVHVSAYTALKSL, encoded by the exons ATGAAAATGGAGTCTGTAATAAACTCTACCATCCTCTCACTCGCTTGCTTCCCAAAATCCAACCCATCAATCCACCACCAAAAAACCGTCAAAGCTCGACGAACAGTTTGCTGCTCCCtcag cagcagcagcagcaagaatAGTAACAGTGAAGGAGACGCTAATGGCTTACttaaagaagaggaggaagagaaatATAATGACATTTGGCTGCTTTTTAAAGAAGCTCAGCAGA ATATTCTTTACTTAAACAAACTACGCCTTGTGGCTGTTGAAGAGCTCAATAAAGCAAACAGAGAGAAGCAGTTGTTGCTTGATAAAATCCAGCAATTGGAGGCTGTCAACAAATTAG CGCTTTCTGAAGGAAATGAGCAATCATTGTGGCGGGAATTGCTGCTTCGGATTGACTCAATGGTCCTAACTGGCTTGATTGATTCTGCTGAGGCTTCTGGTATGAGAAAAGCAGTCATGGGTAACAAGTTTAGTGTAGCTCTTGTTTTCTTCGACATCCGGCAGAAAACTGATGCTGAGCTTCTGGCACAACTCCGTCACTTCTCCGTTGGAAGCAGAAA gAATGGTTTTCACATAATCCAAATTTGCACTGAAATGGAACCACTGGTATCGGTTGGATCCTTGTCATCATATGTGACAGGCTTATCAAAGGCACTGCAGAAAAAAGGACACATAGTGGAGGTTATTTTGCCAAA GTATGCATGTCTGGACCTCACTGAAATGCAAGGACTGCGAGAAATTGAGGCAGAGTTGTATTCATATTTTAATGGTCAATTGCATGGAAACAGAATTTGGACTGG CATCGTCCATGGCATTGGAGTCACTCTCATTCAACCTTTGTACTATTCATCCTTTTTCGATCGTGAAAGGGTATATGGCTACTCAGATGACTTTGAACG ATTTACCTATTTCTCTCGTGCTTCATTGGATTATATAGCAAAATCTGGAAAGCAGCCTGATGTGTTGCATATACACAATTGGGAAACTGCTATCGTCGGGCCACTCTTTTGGGATATTTTTGTTAAACAG GGGCTTGGAGGTACCAGAGTATTGTTGACATGCCATGGCTTTGACTCACAA TGCCTTGAGCAACCTGATAAGCTAGCACTATGCGGACTTGATCCTGCTAGACTTCACCGTCCTGACCGTTTACAAGATCACACTATGACACATCTTGTCAATATTCTGAAG GGTGGACTTGTGTACTCAAATAAAGTTGTTATGGTGCAATCTATTTATTCAAAAGAAAGGATCATTAATAGTTTCAGTCACGGATTAGAACCGACCTTAGCGATTCACAA GGACAAGTTGCTTGTTTCTCCTTGTGGGTTTGATAACTCCACCTGGGATCCTTCAAAGGACAAATTTCTTCCAAAAAATTATAGTGCAGATGACCTAAAGGGGAAATCCATTTGCAAAGTTGCATTGCAGCAGCAGCTGGGGTTATCCAAAAATTCATCAACTGTTCTT GTAGGATGCATCTCCACAGAATCTTTGGATTTTGATCTGAATAACCAGAAGGCAGTTTGGAATGCTACACCAAAGAGTGTCCAGGTTTGTACATGTTTTTGGgatctttatttctttgaagAGAATACAGGGCTTAGTGCTGAATATCGGAGAAACTCCTTACTAGCTGGTGAAATGAGGGTACTTAAGAAAGTGACAAGAACAGTGATTCTCAATTTTCCTTGGCAGCCGCATGAATCA TTCATCTTCATGGGAAGCAAAGCGACGAGTGCAGATGGAGCACTGGAATATCTTAAGAAAGAACTAAAG GATGAAACTGTGAGATTCATAAACAAATATGATGAGGCTCTATTGCATCTGATCTTTGCAGGTTCAGACATAATCTTGTGCCAATCTTTTCATGATCCTCTACTCCAAGTGCCT CTGAAAGCTTTGAAATATGGAGCAGCTCCGGTTGCAGTAACATCCAATGAGAACAAATTCAG ACATTTTGTAGATCGTGAACAAGAGACCACTAGATTTTCACGGTTCATTAGCTCTACCTTTGGATATTTGTCTTTGAGCCAGGCTGTAGATGAAATT AAGAACAGCCCATCAAAATGGAAGCAGAAGATGGTAGATGCCATGGCTAAGGACTTCTCATGGAATGCAGAGTGCTGTGACGTTCATGTTTCTGCATACACGGCCCTAAAAAGCTTGTGA